A genomic segment from Polyangium mundeleinium encodes:
- a CDS encoding VTT domain-containing protein: MDLLREFFTRLRNLEQLLAWGGYPVLMAIIFAETGLLVGFFLPGDSLLVTAGVLVNANLINPFQLPTFTNLLLMNAVLCVMAIVGDTVGYSIGYKAGPKLFNREQSLFFRRDYLVATQKFYEKHGGKTIVLARFMPFARTFAPVVAGIGKMSYRRFVMFNVCGGIGWVVSMTFLGYFLGKVLGAKEIEKVVYLIIVISVLPPIVGAIRTHFASKKAAGAEKA; encoded by the coding sequence GTGGACCTTCTACGCGAGTTCTTCACGCGCCTGCGCAACCTCGAGCAGCTCCTCGCCTGGGGCGGCTACCCGGTGCTCATGGCCATCATCTTCGCCGAGACCGGGCTGCTCGTGGGTTTTTTCCTCCCGGGCGACTCCCTTCTCGTGACGGCGGGCGTGCTCGTCAACGCGAATCTGATCAACCCGTTCCAGCTCCCCACCTTCACGAACCTCCTGCTCATGAACGCCGTGCTCTGCGTCATGGCGATCGTGGGGGATACGGTGGGCTACTCGATCGGGTACAAAGCGGGCCCGAAGCTCTTCAACCGGGAGCAAAGCCTGTTTTTCCGGCGCGACTACCTCGTGGCCACGCAGAAGTTCTACGAGAAGCACGGCGGCAAGACGATCGTGCTCGCCCGCTTCATGCCGTTCGCCCGCACGTTCGCCCCCGTCGTCGCCGGCATCGGCAAGATGAGTTATCGCCGCTTCGTCATGTTCAACGTCTGCGGCGGCATCGGCTGGGTCGTGTCGATGACGTTCCTCGGCTACTTCCTCGGCAAGGTGCTCGGCGCGAAGGAAATCGAGAAAGTCGTTTACCTGATCATCGTGATTTCGGTGCTCCCGCCGATCGTTGGCGCGATCCGGACGCACTTCGCCTCGAAGAAGGCGGCGGGCGCGGAGAAGGCGTAG
- a CDS encoding cytochrome P450: protein MTHAAAPRSHAAPLAPGPRGAPLLGNLPDLRRDRIRIFLDAADTYGDVVRFQFGPGERRTGHLLRHPDHIKHVFIDAADRFTKQTPGVREVRALLGDGLLTSEGALWRRQRRIAQPAFHKQRIAAFAGVMVRAADELVDGWMRRPRPDAPVDVASEMMRLALRIVTETLLGTDVPIDAAATAHALDLILADTRKGVTRILKIPRSVPTPNNRRFQEAVAVLDREVLRIIEHRRKAPEGGTDLVSMLMAARDPETGEGMTDRQLRDEVMTMFAAGHETTANALAWTFYLLSTHPDVRRRARAEVLTALGGRLPDFADLGALDLVGRVFQESMRLYPPAWMITRRAAEDDVVGGYLIPKDSLVFLAPYVTHRHPAYWENPEGFDPDRFAGGALARMPRFAYFPFGGGARQCIGSSFAMVEGTLVLATILRRVRLDLVPGQTIEPEPGITLRPRGSIHMRVVPEPLPT from the coding sequence GTGACCCACGCCGCCGCCCCGCGCTCGCACGCCGCCCCCCTCGCGCCGGGACCTCGGGGCGCGCCGCTCCTCGGCAACCTCCCCGATCTTCGCCGCGACCGCATCCGCATCTTCCTCGACGCCGCCGATACCTACGGCGACGTCGTCCGTTTTCAATTCGGCCCCGGCGAAAGGCGCACCGGCCACCTCCTCCGCCACCCCGACCACATCAAGCACGTCTTCATCGACGCCGCCGATCGTTTTACCAAGCAAACCCCCGGCGTCCGCGAGGTCCGCGCGCTCCTCGGCGACGGCTTGCTCACGAGCGAAGGCGCCCTCTGGCGCCGGCAACGCCGGATTGCCCAGCCGGCCTTTCACAAGCAACGCATCGCGGCCTTCGCCGGCGTCATGGTCCGCGCCGCCGACGAGCTCGTCGATGGCTGGATGCGAAGGCCACGCCCCGATGCGCCCGTCGACGTCGCCAGCGAGATGATGCGCCTCGCCCTGCGAATCGTCACGGAGACCTTGCTCGGGACCGACGTCCCCATCGACGCCGCCGCGACCGCGCACGCGCTCGACCTCATCCTCGCGGACACGCGCAAGGGCGTCACGCGGATCCTCAAGATCCCCCGCAGCGTGCCCACGCCGAACAACCGGCGGTTTCAGGAGGCGGTCGCCGTCCTCGACCGCGAGGTCCTCCGCATCATCGAGCACCGCCGCAAGGCGCCCGAGGGCGGGACGGACCTCGTCTCCATGCTCATGGCCGCGCGTGACCCCGAGACGGGCGAAGGAATGACCGATCGCCAGCTCCGGGACGAGGTCATGACCATGTTCGCCGCGGGCCACGAGACCACGGCGAACGCGCTCGCCTGGACATTTTACCTGCTCTCCACGCATCCCGACGTCCGGCGCCGCGCCCGCGCCGAGGTCCTCACGGCCCTGGGCGGCCGCCTCCCGGATTTCGCGGATCTCGGCGCCCTCGACCTCGTCGGCCGTGTGTTTCAGGAATCGATGCGCCTTTATCCGCCGGCCTGGATGATCACCCGCCGCGCGGCCGAGGACGACGTCGTCGGGGGGTATTTGATCCCCAAGGATTCGCTCGTCTTCCTCGCCCCGTACGTCACGCACCGCCACCCGGCGTACTGGGAGAACCCCGAGGGCTTCGATCCCGATCGTTTCGCCGGCGGCGCGCTCGCGCGGATGCCTCGTTTTGCTTATTTTCCGTTCGGTGGCGGCGCGCGCCAGTGCATCGGCTCGAGCTTCGCCATGGTCGAGGGGACGCTCGTGCTCGCCACGATCCTGCGCCGCGTCCGCCTCGACCTCGTCCCCGGACAGACCATCGAGCCCGAGCCGGGAATCACGCTCCGGCCCCGGGGTAGCATCCACATGCGTGTCGTCCCCGAGCCGCTGCCGACCTGA
- a CDS encoding OmpA family protein, protein MNVRILAASTLAAALAVSGCGYSEEEWQAQLDKYNKLLADKNANDQAAAAAQKRLAEELAGEQAKVADLTKKLSDAGVDISKLNESLQASATKVSALSSTLEEREKALAEYKARAKQLEQIKARFEMLRKKLDELTKLGLAVNIRKNRMVISLPGDVLFDSGRESLKKEGQEILTKVAGIIKNDASLLGRDYQVAGHTDNKPLAGGVFRDNWGLSLMRAREVLLYLVSEKGGNMPTAKWSAAGFGDTDPIATNDTDEGRQKNRRCDVIVVPSVEEMLDLKAITTQ, encoded by the coding sequence ATGAACGTGCGCATTCTTGCTGCCTCCACGCTCGCCGCGGCGCTCGCTGTGAGCGGCTGCGGTTATTCCGAGGAAGAGTGGCAGGCGCAGCTCGACAAGTACAACAAGCTCCTGGCCGACAAGAACGCGAACGACCAGGCCGCGGCGGCCGCGCAGAAGAGGCTCGCGGAGGAGCTCGCGGGGGAGCAGGCGAAGGTCGCTGACCTGACGAAGAAGCTCTCGGACGCCGGCGTCGACATCAGCAAGCTGAACGAGAGCCTGCAGGCGTCGGCGACGAAGGTCTCGGCGCTGAGCTCGACCTTGGAGGAGCGCGAGAAGGCGCTCGCCGAGTACAAGGCGCGCGCCAAGCAGCTCGAGCAGATCAAGGCGCGGTTCGAGATGCTGCGCAAGAAGCTCGACGAGCTCACGAAGCTCGGCCTCGCGGTGAACATCCGCAAGAACCGCATGGTCATCTCGCTCCCGGGCGACGTGCTCTTCGACTCGGGCCGCGAGAGCCTGAAGAAAGAGGGTCAGGAGATCCTCACGAAGGTGGCGGGCATCATCAAGAACGACGCCTCGCTGCTCGGCCGCGACTACCAGGTCGCGGGGCACACGGACAACAAGCCCCTCGCGGGCGGCGTCTTCCGCGACAACTGGGGCCTCTCGCTCATGCGCGCGCGTGAGGTGCTGCTGTACCTCGTGAGCGAGAAGGGCGGCAACATGCCGACCGCGAAGTGGAGCGCCGCCGGCTTCGGCGACACGGACCCGATCGCCACGAACGACACCGACGAGGGCCGGCAGAAGAACCGCCGCTGCGACGTCATCGTGGTGCCGAGCGTCGAGGAGATGCTCGACCTCAAGGCGATCACGACGCAGTAA
- a CDS encoding branched-chain amino acid transaminase, giving the protein MVDKLKKIWMEGEFVDWDDAKVHILTHSLHYGLGAFEGIRAYRRADGGTYVFRLKEHIDRLFDTCRLLAIQPRFTRQQVADATVETLRQNDMQEGYIRPLVYLGEGPMGVYAHDNPVRTTIVAWHWGAYLGKGATEAGIRAKISAFARHHINVGLPKAKMMGQYTNSSLAKREARIAGYNEAILLDTNGYVSEGSGENIFVVRRGRLITPPLSASILEGITRDTILTLAREEGIPAAEEMITRDQLYLADEAFFTGTAAEVTPIREVDDRAIGEGQVGAITRRLQQRFFGIVRGEDNSHPEWLTRV; this is encoded by the coding sequence ATGGTCGACAAGCTGAAGAAGATCTGGATGGAAGGCGAGTTCGTCGACTGGGACGACGCCAAGGTGCACATCCTGACGCACTCCTTGCACTACGGGCTCGGTGCCTTCGAAGGGATCCGCGCCTATCGCAGGGCCGACGGCGGCACCTACGTGTTCCGGTTGAAGGAGCACATCGATCGCCTCTTCGACACGTGCAGGCTGCTCGCGATCCAGCCGCGGTTCACGCGGCAGCAGGTGGCCGACGCGACGGTGGAGACCCTGCGCCAGAACGACATGCAGGAGGGCTACATCCGCCCGCTCGTGTACCTGGGCGAGGGGCCGATGGGCGTGTACGCGCACGACAACCCCGTGCGCACCACGATCGTCGCGTGGCACTGGGGCGCGTACCTCGGCAAGGGAGCGACCGAGGCCGGCATCCGCGCGAAGATCAGCGCGTTCGCCCGGCACCACATCAACGTGGGTTTGCCCAAGGCGAAGATGATGGGGCAGTACACGAACAGCTCGCTCGCCAAGCGCGAGGCGCGCATCGCCGGCTACAACGAGGCGATCCTGCTCGATACGAACGGCTACGTCAGCGAAGGCTCGGGCGAGAACATCTTCGTCGTGCGCCGCGGCCGGCTCATCACGCCGCCGCTCTCGGCCTCGATCCTCGAGGGCATCACGCGCGACACGATCCTCACGCTCGCCCGCGAGGAGGGCATCCCCGCGGCGGAGGAGATGATCACGCGTGATCAGCTCTACCTCGCCGACGAGGCATTCTTCACGGGCACGGCCGCCGAGGTCACGCCGATCCGCGAGGTCGACGATCGCGCGATCGGCGAGGGCCAGGTCGGCGCGATCACGCGCAGGCTCCAGCAGCGCTTCTTCGGCATCGTGCGGGGCGAGGACAACTCGCACCCCGAGTGGCTCACGCGCGTCTGA
- a CDS encoding Smr/MutS family protein: protein MATKARAGRTSTKKTQKKPSKQAADSPFFRPFAKLASKGRKGKPEKGTKVDKAEKPEKSASSNKSEGGTKKQPSQRVPVQSTDEPAEPQVQPSDAETFAMYMAGVRTLEDRKARVPRSSTPIEPKSKAPREVKDLDADARHRLHSLVAEGVRFEVTDDGERIEGRRIDVDPREVRRLRRGAYTVDGRLDLHGMNAGEARREVEKFVRKRRADGERVVALIHGRGNHSPRGIGVLRGEIAAWLSQGPAAHHVAAFASAPEEEGGTGVVLALLAR, encoded by the coding sequence ATGGCGACCAAGGCGCGAGCCGGGCGAACGAGCACCAAGAAGACGCAGAAAAAGCCGAGCAAGCAGGCGGCCGATAGCCCGTTCTTCCGCCCGTTCGCGAAGCTCGCGTCGAAGGGACGCAAGGGAAAACCAGAGAAGGGCACGAAGGTCGACAAGGCCGAGAAGCCCGAAAAATCTGCGTCCTCAAACAAATCGGAAGGCGGGACGAAGAAGCAGCCGTCGCAACGTGTACCTGTACAGTCGACGGACGAGCCGGCGGAGCCGCAGGTGCAGCCGAGCGACGCCGAGACCTTCGCGATGTACATGGCGGGCGTGCGCACGCTCGAGGATCGCAAGGCGCGCGTCCCTCGCTCGTCCACGCCGATCGAGCCGAAATCCAAGGCTCCGCGCGAGGTGAAGGACCTCGATGCCGACGCGCGTCACAGGCTGCACTCCCTCGTCGCCGAGGGCGTCCGCTTCGAAGTCACCGACGACGGCGAGCGCATCGAAGGGCGCCGGATCGACGTGGATCCGCGCGAGGTGCGCCGCCTTCGACGCGGTGCGTATACCGTCGATGGTCGGCTCGATTTGCATGGCATGAACGCTGGCGAGGCGCGTCGTGAGGTGGAGAAGTTCGTGCGCAAGCGTCGCGCGGACGGAGAGCGTGTCGTGGCTCTGATCCACGGTCGGGGGAACCACTCGCCGCGAGGAATCGGCGTGCTGCGCGGCGAAATCGCAGCGTGGTTGAGCCAGGGTCCGGCCGCCCACCATGTGGCCGCGTTCGCGTCGGCGCCCGAGGAGGAGGGCGGCACGGGAGTCGTACTGGCGCTCTTGGCACGATGA
- a CDS encoding response regulator, with protein sequence MKPHVLVVDDSLTVRMDLRGALSAAGFTVTACESKREAEKALRERTFSLAVLDVILPDGSGIELLGAIRASAELARLPVILLSTEAEVRDRVKGLTTGADEYVGKPYDITYLVRRARALCARTSGEETGPVAAARRILAVDDSPTFLTELACKLREDGHDVVLARSGVEALELLAVQSVDCVVLDLVMPDVDGIETLRRLRRMPGRESTPTVMLTASEDPTVARRATDAGASEFVHKSVDLDAVRAKIRNLLRNRRAAQTTTPPARASSVERSPASRPNGPVSEGPLFPRVVAAMGLAPMLARSVLTKACARAGVDAGVLGVEGLKRALPALRDSLHMFYPAEEAQRRAQMIAVLVAPSDHPAA encoded by the coding sequence ATGAAACCACATGTCCTCGTGGTCGACGACAGCCTCACCGTCCGGATGGATCTCCGCGGCGCCCTCTCGGCCGCGGGCTTCACAGTCACTGCCTGCGAGTCCAAGCGCGAAGCCGAGAAGGCCCTCCGCGAGCGCACCTTCTCGCTCGCCGTGCTCGACGTGATCCTGCCCGACGGGAGCGGCATCGAGCTGCTCGGCGCGATCCGCGCGAGCGCAGAGCTCGCTCGACTTCCGGTCATCCTCCTCTCGACCGAGGCCGAGGTGCGCGACCGCGTGAAGGGGTTGACCACGGGCGCCGACGAGTACGTGGGCAAACCCTACGACATCACCTACCTCGTCCGCCGCGCGCGCGCGCTTTGCGCACGGACGAGCGGCGAGGAGACCGGACCCGTCGCCGCCGCGCGCCGCATCCTCGCCGTCGACGACAGCCCCACGTTCCTCACGGAGCTCGCCTGCAAGCTGCGCGAAGACGGCCACGACGTCGTGCTCGCGCGCTCCGGCGTCGAGGCGCTCGAGCTGCTCGCGGTGCAGTCGGTCGACTGCGTGGTGCTCGACCTCGTGATGCCCGACGTCGACGGCATCGAGACGTTGCGCAGGCTTCGGCGCATGCCCGGCCGCGAGTCCACGCCGACGGTCATGCTCACGGCGAGCGAGGATCCGACCGTCGCGCGGCGCGCCACGGACGCGGGCGCTTCCGAGTTCGTCCACAAGAGCGTGGACCTCGACGCGGTGCGCGCGAAGATCCGCAACCTCCTGCGCAACCGTCGCGCCGCGCAGACCACGACACCCCCCGCGCGCGCGTCGAGCGTCGAGCGATCGCCCGCCTCGCGCCCGAACGGCCCGGTCTCGGAGGGCCCCCTGTTCCCGCGCGTCGTCGCGGCGATGGGGCTCGCGCCCATGCTCGCGCGCAGCGTGCTCACGAAGGCTTGTGCGCGCGCCGGCGTCGACGCGGGCGTGCTCGGCGTCGAGGGCTTGAAGCGTGCTCTGCCGGCCCTCCGCGACTCGCTGCACATGTTCTACCCGGCCGAGGAGGCGCAGCGCCGCGCGCAGATGATCGCGGTGTTGGTCGCGCCCTCGGATCATCCGGCAGCGTGA
- the cheB gene encoding chemotaxis-specific protein-glutamate methyltransferase CheB has translation MTKTRVLVIEDSLTVRRRLVQALRADPGCEVVGEAEDGARGIALCESLRPDVVTLDLILKNGTGVEVTEHIMAFYPTPIVIVSASFNRGDVIKTYDALRAGALEVIEKPTGDEPDEDWSRRFVETVKLAAKIRVITHPRAKLKSNPGLPPAPPPSRLRAPLPERLPERLPERLPARVPAAPSPMSLAETGMSPSLIAIGASTGGPGALVQILRELPETFPLSVLLVIHIGQPFGRAFAEWLDGMVPLPVMEARHGEPLPPPGAGRILMAPPERHLIVRAGRLWLDDGRERHSCKPSVDVLFESVAAEVGRTAIGCLLTGMGKDGALGLLAMKRAGSTTLVQDESTSVVFGMPREAIRLGAASRILPVGDFGRTLLALGRPVRGGNV, from the coding sequence ATGACCAAGACACGCGTGCTCGTCATCGAAGACTCACTCACGGTGCGACGCCGGCTCGTCCAGGCGCTCAGGGCCGATCCTGGCTGCGAGGTGGTCGGCGAGGCCGAAGACGGCGCGCGGGGCATCGCGCTCTGCGAGTCGCTCCGTCCCGACGTGGTCACGCTGGATCTGATCCTGAAGAACGGCACCGGCGTCGAGGTCACCGAGCACATCATGGCGTTTTACCCGACGCCGATCGTGATCGTGTCGGCCTCGTTCAACCGCGGCGACGTGATCAAGACCTACGACGCGCTCCGGGCCGGCGCGCTCGAGGTGATCGAGAAGCCGACGGGCGACGAGCCCGACGAGGACTGGTCACGGCGCTTCGTCGAGACGGTGAAGCTCGCCGCGAAGATCCGGGTGATCACGCATCCGCGGGCCAAGCTGAAGTCGAACCCGGGCTTGCCGCCGGCTCCGCCGCCGAGCCGTTTGCGCGCGCCGCTGCCCGAGCGGCTCCCCGAGCGGCTCCCCGAGCGTTTGCCCGCGCGTGTCCCCGCCGCGCCCTCACCGATGTCGCTCGCCGAGACGGGCATGTCGCCCTCGCTCATCGCGATCGGCGCCTCCACCGGCGGGCCGGGCGCGCTCGTGCAGATCCTGCGTGAGTTGCCCGAGACGTTCCCCCTCTCGGTGTTGCTCGTGATCCACATCGGCCAGCCGTTTGGTCGAGCGTTCGCCGAGTGGCTCGACGGCATGGTGCCGCTCCCCGTCATGGAGGCGAGACACGGCGAGCCGCTGCCTCCGCCGGGCGCAGGGCGCATCTTGATGGCGCCGCCCGAGCGTCACCTCATCGTGCGCGCAGGTAGGCTCTGGCTCGACGACGGCCGCGAGCGGCACTCGTGCAAGCCCTCGGTCGACGTCCTGTTCGAGTCGGTCGCCGCAGAGGTCGGTCGGACGGCGATCGGCTGCCTGCTCACAGGGATGGGCAAGGACGGCGCGCTCGGCCTTCTGGCAATGAAGCGCGCCGGATCGACGACGCTCGTCCAGGACGAGTCCACGTCGGTCGTCTTCGGCATGCCACGGGAGGCCATCCGGCTCGGTGCTGCCAGCCGGATCCTCCCGGTCGGCGACTTCGGGCGCACGCTGCTCGCACTCGGTCGCCCGGTTCGAGGTGGAAACGTGTAA
- a CDS encoding hybrid sensor histidine kinase/response regulator translates to MNELEDYFRAEANEIVEGLTRDLLALEKNPTDTSILARSLRLAHTLKGAARVVRQTRIGEMAHTIEDALAPFRDGEDTITSDYVSDLLRILERIREETTKLGARPAPASTGEGKGESTPPAAPIDDRLETVRVDIADMDALLEGLSEASIQIGPLNGGLVALQHALRLASLLREELELGQTVGERGRGTRLGATIAEITQSLVHAERDIGAGLGRIERELGEVQSRAATLRLLPVGAILGTLELLARDTADALGKSVSFSARGGDVRLEGHVLSAVRDALLHVIRNAVDHGIEAIEERIAWGKPEAGRIHLDIERRGRRVAFRCSDDGRGIDVAAVRQAAERRGLASGSEELDEEAALALVFRAGLTTAAEVTEISGRGVGLDVVREVASRLRGSVQLSSKLGEGTTIEIEVPVSLSSIPVLSVMFGGSTALVPLDAVRGTRRVTTAERLQGPDGERILFGDRAVPFTPLGEVLAPEGEGHDLPQACSAVIVQSGEAWVALGVDRLLGTMDVVLRPLPPGAGSPAAVAGAAFDAQGDPMLVLDPPALSRTGARKVGTAPATTRAAPKRLPILVIDDSLTTRMLEQSILESAGYEVELSASAEEGLRKAKARRYGLFIVDVEMPGMDGFEFTATTRADPALRDVPVIIVTSLATSKDREKGTAAGASAYIVKGEFDQKHFVGKVAELLGAAS, encoded by the coding sequence ATGAACGAGCTCGAGGACTATTTCCGGGCCGAGGCGAACGAAATCGTCGAAGGGCTCACGCGGGACCTGCTCGCGCTGGAGAAAAACCCGACCGATACGTCGATCCTCGCCCGCAGCCTGCGGCTCGCGCACACGCTGAAAGGCGCGGCGCGGGTGGTCCGGCAGACGCGCATCGGCGAGATGGCGCATACCATCGAGGACGCGCTCGCCCCGTTCCGCGACGGCGAGGACACGATCACGAGCGATTACGTGAGCGACCTCCTGCGCATCCTCGAACGGATCCGCGAGGAGACCACGAAGCTCGGGGCGAGGCCCGCGCCCGCCTCCACGGGCGAGGGCAAGGGCGAGAGCACGCCCCCGGCCGCGCCGATCGACGATCGGCTGGAGACCGTGCGCGTCGACATCGCCGACATGGACGCGCTGCTCGAAGGGTTGTCCGAGGCATCCATCCAGATCGGCCCGCTGAACGGTGGCCTCGTCGCGCTGCAGCACGCGCTGCGGCTCGCGAGTCTCTTGCGGGAGGAGCTCGAGCTCGGACAAACCGTCGGCGAGCGCGGACGAGGCACGCGGCTCGGGGCGACGATCGCCGAGATCACGCAGAGCCTGGTCCACGCCGAGCGGGACATCGGCGCGGGGCTCGGGCGGATCGAGCGCGAGCTCGGCGAGGTGCAGTCGCGCGCGGCGACGTTGCGGCTCCTGCCGGTGGGCGCGATCCTGGGCACGCTGGAGCTTTTGGCGCGCGACACGGCCGATGCGCTTGGCAAGAGCGTGAGCTTTTCGGCGCGCGGCGGCGACGTGCGCCTCGAAGGGCACGTGCTCTCGGCGGTGCGTGATGCGCTCCTGCACGTGATCCGCAACGCGGTGGATCACGGCATCGAGGCGATCGAGGAGCGGATCGCCTGGGGCAAGCCGGAGGCGGGCCGCATCCACCTCGACATCGAGCGGCGCGGCCGGCGGGTCGCGTTCCGCTGCAGCGACGACGGGCGCGGGATCGACGTCGCGGCCGTGCGGCAAGCGGCCGAGCGTCGTGGCCTCGCCTCGGGTAGCGAGGAGCTCGACGAGGAGGCCGCGCTCGCCCTCGTGTTCCGCGCGGGGCTCACGACGGCCGCGGAGGTGACGGAGATCTCGGGGCGCGGCGTGGGGCTCGACGTCGTGCGCGAGGTGGCCAGCCGGCTGCGCGGATCGGTGCAGCTCTCGAGCAAGCTCGGCGAGGGCACGACGATCGAGATCGAGGTACCGGTGTCGCTCTCGTCGATCCCGGTGCTGTCGGTGATGTTCGGCGGATCGACGGCGCTCGTGCCGCTCGACGCCGTGCGCGGCACGCGGCGCGTGACCACGGCGGAGCGGCTGCAAGGGCCCGATGGCGAGCGGATCCTGTTCGGCGATCGGGCCGTCCCGTTCACGCCGCTCGGCGAGGTGCTCGCGCCCGAGGGCGAGGGGCACGATCTGCCGCAGGCGTGCTCGGCGGTGATCGTGCAGTCGGGCGAGGCGTGGGTCGCGCTCGGCGTGGATCGGCTGCTCGGCACGATGGACGTCGTGCTGCGGCCGCTGCCGCCGGGCGCGGGATCACCGGCCGCCGTGGCGGGCGCGGCGTTCGACGCGCAAGGCGATCCGATGCTCGTGCTCGATCCCCCTGCGCTCTCGCGAACGGGCGCGCGCAAGGTGGGGACGGCGCCGGCGACCACACGCGCGGCGCCGAAGCGGCTGCCGATCCTGGTCATCGACGACTCGCTCACGACACGCATGCTGGAGCAGAGCATCCTCGAGTCGGCCGGCTACGAGGTGGAGCTCAGCGCGTCGGCCGAGGAGGGCCTGCGCAAGGCGAAGGCGCGCAGGTACGGCCTCTTCATCGTGGATGTCGAGATGCCAGGCATGGACGGCTTCGAGTTCACGGCGACGACGCGCGCGGATCCGGCGCTCCGCGACGTACCCGTCATCATCGTCACTTCGCTCGCCACCTCGAAGGATCGCGAGAAGGGAACCGCTGCGGGAGCCTCGGCGTACATCGTGAAGGGGGAGTTCGACCAGAAGCACTTCGTCGGGAAGGTCGCGGAGCTTCTGGGAGCGGCCTCATGA
- a CDS encoding chemotaxis protein CheW encodes MNVRSQGRDKPGDGAPLPGGAIAAGRHVAELRHAFDASFATPPRHADQSGELVLAIQAGGQGYAIRLSDIDGVHECRKVVSLPGSPPGLLGITGIRGRLFAVHALGALLGLPMWNEKPRWLLIAGGAEPVALGVASIEACLEVSPADLLPALSTKDGEGHIREIVTLAGQTRGVLVLESLVAIAKQRAGERREGAQ; translated from the coding sequence ATGAACGTTCGGTCGCAAGGACGGGACAAGCCGGGCGATGGGGCGCCGCTTCCCGGAGGCGCCATTGCAGCGGGGCGACACGTGGCGGAGCTGCGCCACGCATTCGACGCCTCGTTCGCCACGCCGCCACGCCACGCCGATCAGTCCGGCGAGCTCGTCCTCGCCATTCAAGCGGGGGGCCAGGGCTACGCGATCCGGCTGTCCGACATCGACGGCGTCCACGAGTGCCGCAAGGTGGTGTCCCTGCCCGGGAGCCCGCCGGGCCTGCTCGGGATCACGGGGATCCGCGGTCGACTCTTCGCCGTGCACGCGCTCGGGGCGCTGCTCGGCCTGCCGATGTGGAACGAAAAGCCGCGCTGGCTCCTGATCGCGGGCGGCGCCGAGCCCGTGGCCCTCGGCGTCGCGTCGATCGAAGCCTGCCTCGAAGTGAGCCCGGCCGATCTCCTGCCCGCCCTTTCGACGAAGGACGGCGAGGGGCACATCCGCGAGATCGTCACGCTCGCCGGGCAAACGCGCGGCGTCCTCGTCCTCGAATCGCTCGTGGCGATCGCAAAGCAGCGGGCCGGAGAGCGCCGCGAGGGGGCGCAATGA